From a region of the Pseudanabaena sp. ABRG5-3 genome:
- a CDS encoding tetratricopeptide repeat protein: MPRFRFVSLNNFAVLYDSQGKYSEAEPLYLRSLEIKEL, translated from the coding sequence CTGCCTAGATTTAGGTTTGTCAGTCTCAACAATTTTGCAGTACTTTACGATTCGCAAGGGAAGTACAGCGAAGCCGAACCTCTCTATCTGCGATCACTCGAAATCAAGGAACTTTAA
- a CDS encoding DUF4926 domain-containing protein: protein MKLLDVVALLEDVPNCHLYRGQVGTIVEVYEPKVFEVEFSDLNGKAYAIETLTERQLMVLYHYPIKERQLVSA, encoded by the coding sequence ATGAAATTACTAGATGTAGTCGCACTCTTAGAAGATGTCCCCAACTGCCACTTATATCGCGGACAAGTCGGCACAATTGTAGAAGTTTACGAACCTAAAGTCTTTGAAGTCGAATTTAGCGACCTTAATGGAAAAGCTTACGCTATTGAAACTCTAACAGAACGACAATTAATGGTTTTATATCATTACCCTATCAAAGAAAGACAATTAGTTTCTGCCTAG
- a CDS encoding type II toxin-antitoxin system RelE family toxin has protein sequence MSYRIVIPKPAQKQLDNITKIERDRLIVTLRSLADDPRPNGVKKLKGYDNIYRVRIGDYRIIYEIKDRELIVLLLSVSHRKDAY, from the coding sequence GTGAGCTATCGCATCGTCATCCCTAAACCAGCTCAAAAGCAGCTAGATAACATCACAAAAATTGAACGCGATCGCTTAATCGTGACATTACGCTCTCTAGCTGATGATCCTCGTCCTAATGGAGTCAAAAAGCTTAAAGGTTACGACAATATCTATCGTGTCAGGATCGGTGACTATCGCATTATCTACGAAATTAAAGACAGAGAGCTAATTGTATTATTGCTAAGTGTCAGTCATCGTAAAGATGCCTACTAG
- a CDS encoding DUF2281 domain-containing protein, whose product MTIKEKLIQEVENISESLLAETLDFVLFLKSRYAEEEITPEEKENVLASQTAYLSGDYLTLDQYEVNQA is encoded by the coding sequence ATGACTATCAAAGAAAAACTAATTCAAGAAGTCGAAAATATTTCTGAATCATTATTAGCAGAAACTCTTGACTTCGTATTGTTTCTCAAATCTCGCTATGCGGAAGAGGAAATAACCCCAGAAGAAAAAGAAAATGTTCTCGCTTCTCAAACAGCCTATCTCTCAGGTGATTACTTAACCCTCGACCAATACGAGGTAAATCAAGCGTGA
- a CDS encoding type II toxin-antitoxin system ParD family antitoxin, with translation MNVSFPIPQELESYVQGQIQSGTYNTVADYFLALLNQDRQRKEAQTKLVSLLQEGLNSEAELVTSAYWQDLRLSVLGTEQ, from the coding sequence ATGAATGTAAGTTTTCCAATACCACAAGAACTTGAGTCTTATGTTCAAGGACAGATTCAGTCTGGAACTTATAATACTGTGGCGGATTATTTTCTGGCTTTGCTGAACCAAGATCGTCAGAGGAAGGAGGCTCAGACAAAACTAGTGAGTTTGTTACAAGAAGGTTTGAACTCAGAGGCTGAACTGGTAACTTCAGCTTATTGGCAAGATCTGCGATTGTCGGTACTTGGAACAGAGCAATAG
- a CDS encoding type II toxin-antitoxin system RelE/ParE family toxin: MAFSIIVRDRATQDIRRQANYILAMGNRDAAERFLEFAEYAFAQLAITPNMGRVVPLILSEMGTIRQWRIKNFKDYLIFYKVLEERVEVLRVLHGMRDLEELLPFLDEEV; encoded by the coding sequence ATGGCTTTTTCGATAATTGTTCGAGATCGCGCTACCCAAGATATCAGGCGACAGGCAAATTATATTTTAGCGATGGGAAATCGAGATGCGGCTGAAAGGTTTCTAGAATTTGCTGAGTATGCTTTCGCGCAGCTAGCGATAACTCCCAATATGGGTAGGGTTGTGCCATTAATTTTGTCTGAGATGGGAACAATTCGTCAGTGGCGGATTAAGAATTTTAAGGATTATTTGATTTTTTACAAGGTTCTAGAAGAGCGAGTCGAAGTTCTAAGAGTTTTGCATGGTATGAGAGACTTAGAGGAGCTTTTGCCTTTTTTAGATGAAGAAGTTTAA